A segment of the Rhodospirillales bacterium genome:
GGGCGCGGGCGCCGTGGGCAATCCCCGGCGCCGCAAAGGCGCCCAGCGGGGAGCCGACGCGTCCGTCCGTAACCCGGCAGTCGAGCCGGTTGATAGGGCCGAACAGGGTGGCGACGAATTCGCTGGCCGGGTGGAGGTAAATGTCGGCGGGGGCGCCGCTTTGCGCGATGCGCCCGCGGTCGAGTACGAAAAGGATGTCGGCCATGAACATCGCTTCCTCGGGATCGTGGGTGACGATCAAGGTGGCGGCCCCAGAGTCGCGCAGGATCACAAGCGTCTCTTCCCGCACCTGGGCGCGGCGCGTCACGTCGAGGCCGGAGAACGGCTCATCCAGCAGCAGGACGTGCGGCTCGGGCGCTAGGGCGCGGAGCAGGGCGCAGCGTTGCTGCTCGCCGCCGGAGAGGGTGTGGGGATAGGCGTTGGCCAGGGATTGGAGCCCGACCCGCGCCAGCGCGGTCGGCGCCCAGGTCCGGCGCCGCTCACGTCTGCCGCGGATACCGAACACCACGTTCTCCAGCACCGTCAGGTGGGGAAACAGGGCGTAGTCCTGAAACATCAGCCCGGTGCTGCGGCGCTCGGGCGGCGTGTGCAGGGCAGCGCGGCCATCGGCGATGACTTGGCCGCCGATGGAGATGCGCCCGCGGCGCAACACCTCCAGGCCGGCGGCGAGGCGCAGCAGCGTGGTCTTGCCGCAACCGGAAGGCCCGAGCAGCGCGGCGACTTCTCCCGGCGCGACCGCCAGCGACACGTCGCGCACCACATCCACGCCGTCGTAGGCGTGACTCACCCCCTCCAGGCGTAGCCCCATGTTCGTTCAGCCTGAGGCGCCGGCGTGCAGCGGCGGGTCGGCTTGCCGGCCCTCCGTCGGAAACGGGGAACGGGGCGCGAAGGCGCCGGGGCGGGCGCGCGTGATGGTGCGGCTGAGGGCGATCACCGGCAGCACGCCGGCGGCGACGATCGTCAGCGCCCCCAGCGCGCACTCCTCCAGAAGCTCGGAGGAGGCGTACTGGTGAACGTAGGTCGCCAGCGTCTCGAAGTTGAACGGTCGCAGCAGCATGGTGATCGGCAATTCCTTCATGGTGTCCACGAAGACCAGCAGCGCTGCCGTCAGCAGGCTCCCCTTCATCATCGGCAGGTGGACGGCGGCCAGAGTGCGTCCCGGGCCAAGGCCGAGGGAGCGCGCGGCGCCGTCCATCGTAGGGGTGATGCGCCCCAGCCCAGCCTCGGCGCTGCCGAGCGACAATGCCAGAAAGCGCACCGAGTAGCCATAGATCAGCGCGAACACGCTGCCGCTCAGCACCAAGCCGGTGGAAACCTGGAACAGGCTCCGCGACAGGCCGTCGACGGCGTTGTCGACCGCCGCCAGCGGCGTCAGCACCCCGATTGCCAGCACCGCACCGGGAATGGCGTAGCCGATTCCGGATACGCGCACCCCGAAGCGGACAACAGGGCTGCGACCGCCCAGCCGGAGGCCGTAAGCGAGAAAGACCCCGAGGGCCACGGCTGCGGTGGCGGTGGCGGCGGCCAGTCCCAGGCTGTTTATCGCATAGTCCAGGTAGCGGCTGCCGGAGTCTGCGGGTGGCGTGCCGGCGGCGTAGGCGGCGAGCAGGCCCGCGGGCACCCCGAAACCGAGCACCACCGGCGTGAGGCACGCGGCGACGGCGAAGGCGGCGCGCGGACCGCGCAGCCGAATACCCACCAGGGGCCGATGGCGGCCCGACATGGAGTGATGGCGGCGGCCGCGGCGTGCCCAGCGCTCGGCGACGATGAGCGCGAGCACCAGGATCAGCATCACCGTCGCCAATTGCGCCGCGCCGGCGATGGAGTTCATGTTCAGCCACACGTCGTAGATGCCGGCCGTGAACGTGGCGACGGCGAAGTAATCGACCGTGCCGAAGTCGTTCAGCGCCTCCATCATGACGAGCGACACGCCGACGATGATGGCGGGCCTCGCCAGCGGCAGCGCGACGCGAAAGAACCCGGCCAGCGGGCTGGCGCCGAGGGTGCGGCTGACCTCCAGCGCGCACACCGATTGCTCCAGGAACGCGGCGCGCGCCAGCAGATAGACGTACGGGTAGAGAACCAGGCTCATCATCGCTATGGCGCCGCCGAGGGAGCGGATCTCGGGAAACCAGTAGTCGCGGGCGCTGTGCCACTGGAAGATGTGGCGAAGCGCATTCTGGACCGGCCCCGCGTACTCGAGGACGTCGGTGTAGACGTAGGCGATGACGTAGGCGGGGACTGCCAGCGGCAGCAGCAGCGCCCACTCGAATGCGCGGACTCCGGGGAATCGGTACATGGTCACCAGCCACGCGGAGCCAACGCCGATGGTGACCGTTCCAATTGCGACGCCGATCAGTAGCGCCAGCGTGGTGCGCAGATAGACCGGCAACACGGTTGCCGCAAGATGCGACCAGATGCCGTCGCTCGGCCCCAGCGCGAGGACCGCGACCGTTACCAGTGGCATCGCCACCAAGCCCGCCACCGCCACGGTGCCGACAGACCATCCGCCGGTGGCGCCGAGGATGGCTTGGCTGTAGTGCCGTGACGGTGACGCTGTCGGGGGTCGAGTCACCGGGTTTCCGAAAGCCTCAGCTTCCGGCGTCGTGATCGTAGCCGACCGTATCGACCAGCCGTGCCGCTTCGCCACGATGCTGCGCGACCTCCGCAAGGTTGATGTCGTCGGCCGTGAAGTCGCCCCAGGACCGGACGATCGGGTGCAACGTCACACCCGGCTTGACCGGATACTCGAAGTTTTGTTCGGCGTATAGCTCCTGAGCCGAGTCGCCGCTGAGGAATTCAAGCAAGAGCACGGCGTTCCGCACGTTGTCGGCGCTCTTGGTCACGGCGGCGCCGCTGACGTTGACGTGGGTGCCCGTGCTTCGTCGGTCGGCGCCCGGCTGATCGGGAAACACGACCCGCACCGCCTCCGCCCATGCCTGCTGCTCCGGCTCGTCCTCGTTGGTCGCCATCTTGCCCATGTAGTAGGAGTTGATCACGGCCACGTCACAGACCCCTTCGTAGATCGCCTTGACCTGGGCGCGGTCGTTGCCTTGCGGCTTGCGGGCCAGGTTGGCGCGCACTCCGTCGAGCCATGCCCTGGCGGCGTCGGCGCCCTGGTGGGCGATGATCGAGGCGATCAGCGACACCATGTATTCGTGCTTGCCGGATCGCGTGCAGATGCGCCCGTTGAAACGCGGGTCGGCCAGATCGGCGTAGCTGGTGATTTCTCCCGGGGCCACCCGATCCTTGGCCACGACGACGATGCGGGCGCGCTTGGTAAGCCCGAACCACAGACCATCCGGGTGGCGGTATTCGGACGGGATGTTGGCTTCCAGCACCGGCGATTGCACCGGCTGCACCGAATCCGCCTGAACCAGATCGTCGAGGCGGCCGACGTCGGAGGTCAGCACCATGTCGGCCGGGCTGTTGGCCCCCTCGGCCTTGAGTCGCTCCAGGATGCCGCTTTCGGCGTAGACGACGTTGACGTCGATGCCGGTCTCCGCGGTGAAGCGATCGAGGACCGGCTGGATCAAGAACGGCTGGCGATAGGAGTAGAGGTTAACCTCCGCAGCTACGGCGGTGGTTCCCGACATGACTGCTGCGAGCAGCGCGGTCACGGTTAGAGTCCGAAAGGTGCGCATGGGATAGTCTCCGCAGTTGAAAGGTTCCGGCCGCTGCTGCGTTCCGCGGCCTTCTTGCCCGCTCTGGAACATACTGGATGACACTAGGACATACCTTTTGCAAATGCAAATCATTCGCAAATACGCCCCTGGGGGCAAGTGCAGATCGCGCACGGACGCTTTACCGGACGTTAACCGCGTTGTCGGCATCCTGACCGTCGACGATAGAAATAACAGGTGGCCACATGTTCTTAAGCCGGGTGGAGACGAGCAGGCGGGGCGAGCAAACGCGCGGCCGCAAGGCGGTCGGCGGGGGGAGCGCCGCGTTCGCCGAGTCACTGAAGGGACTGATCAAAAACGGAAACACCGCTCCGACGCCGGTCCGGGGAACAAGCCCCCTCTCGGCGTTGTTCAGCCTGCAGGAAATCGGCTCCAGTGTCGACGAGTGTGCCCGGCGTCGCACCATTGCTCGCGGCGAAGCACTTCTGGACGGATTGGAGCGATTGCGCCGCGATGTCCTTGCCGGGGTGTTGTCGCCAGAGCGGCTTTCGCACCTCACGGAGACGCTGCGAGCCCGGGCGGAAGCGACCGCCGACCCGCTGCTGCGCGAGATCATGGAGGACATCGAACTGCGCGCCGAAGTTGAACTGGCAAAGTGGGAGGCGCACGGCTAGATGTTTGATGGCAGCGGAGGTTTTCTCGGACGAATCCGGTAATTCACAACAATACAATGGCTTACGCGCGCCATTCGGACAGCGAAGCCACTTGCGGTTGAAGGGTGGGGCTCATATATTGCCCGCAACAAACAAGGGATATCCATGCGCGACAACGGCTGGATAGGGATGAACGTGCACATACCGCCGGACTATCGCCCCTCGGAGCAGGAACCGTTCATGAACCCGGTCATGCTCGCATATTTTCGCGGCAAGCTGCTGAGTTGGCGCGCGGAGTTGATGGATGAAGCTGAGGAGACGCTTGACCACCTGCGCGAGGGCGGGCTCGATGCTCCGGATCTCGCGGATCGGGCGACGGCGGAGACGGACAAGGCCATCGAGCTACGAACGCGGGAGCGGGCACGCAAGTTGATCGGCAAGATCGACGACGCGCTGGAGCGGATCGACAGCGGCACCTACGGCTACTGCGAGGAGACCCACGAGCCGATTGGCATCTCGCGGCTTGAGGCGCGCCCCATCGCCACTCTCAGCATCGAGGCCCAGGAGCGCCACGAACGAATGGAAAAAACTCACCGGGACGAGTAGGGCCCGGGATGCGGAAACACTGACCTTCCAGGGCAGCCGCGAATCGCCGCGACCTGACGCGTCGGCTACCTCGGCAGCAGGTCGGCGACCAGGCCGTCGATGTGGGCGGAAATGCCGGCGTCCTGTAAGGCGCGGCGGACCCTTTGGCGGGCGCGGACGAAATAAAGATCGTCCGGCAGCGGGAGCAGGCTGGCGAGGCGTTCGGCCTCGAGGGCGGCGTTCATCAGTTCGATGTGCAAAGCCTCCGTCGGGTCGAACATCGGGATCGGCAGCTCAAGGATCAGCTTGTCGACGTCCCGTGCGCCGAAGCGCCCGCGCGACTGCAACGCCATGATGCGCCGGCGAACCGTCTCGCTGTTGAGGATGCCGACGACGTAGAGCGCCTCGGAATGGCGGCGCATGGCGGCCCAGTACAGCTTGTGGTCGATCACCGCGCGGCGGTCCTCGACGATGGCGGCAGCCAGCATGATGCCGGATTTTGCATACACCACGCGCACCGGCGCCAGCGGCTTCTGCCGGTGCAACGCGTCCATGTAGTCCCATCGTTTCTGCAACGACATGTCGCCGCGGCCGTTTTCGCGCCACAGCCGTTCGGCGGTGTCGAGCCAGCGGGCCAGGCCGGGATACCCCCGTTCCTCGGCGACCGCGGCATTGAGGATGGCGTCGGCGCCGGGCGTGTCCTCCATGGGTATGACCGCCTCCACCGGGCGCAACAGCCGGAACGGCAGCACCGTCTCGCCCAGGTAGAGCGGCCGCAGGAATTGCGCCTCTACTGCGTGGCGGAGGGGCGGCAGTGTGCTCCACGGCCGCTTCTCAAGGCTGCCGGTGCGGCTTTCCACCAGCGGGATCGCAGGGTTGCTGCCGAGCCGGCCGGTGCGGACGCGCTCCACCACGCACAACCGGCGCGGCACCATGGTCGCCCCCTGGCGGAACACCCGACGATAGGGAGACGCCCCCGTCAGCGCCGCCCCGCCGGGCCAGCCAATCTCGGCACTGACCAGGCACATCTCCGCCTGCTCCGGCGACGCGTCCCGATCGGGCAGCCGGCCGGCGAACGCCGAGATGGTCTTGGGCAGCGCTCCGGCCGCTTCCCGGCGAGCGAACATGACCGCCGACGGCATCGGGAACATCGGCTGCACCTGCTCGTCGAAAGCCCACGCCTCGACGAAGCGAACGTCCGACCCGCCGAAACGGCCGCTGCGGAAGCCTTCATAGGGCGCGCGGTTGAAGGCGCCGTACGGCATGACGAACGCCGCCATTCCGCCCGGCTTGAGGTAGAGTTCGGCGCATCGGAGGAAAAAGTAGGCGGAAAGATCCTGGTGCGGCGCCAGCTTGCCGCCGCTCCAGAAGCCGCGCTTGGAGGTCTCCTCGCGATAGCGCTTCTGAAGCCGCGTGGACATGTGGCGGTAGGTGAGCCAAGGCGGGTTGCCGACCAGCACGTCGACCCGCTGCGACGGCGACGACAACCAAACCGGTCTGCTGATATTGCGCGCCACATAGCCCCACACGTGGTTGCGCCCGGCCCGGGCGAGGGCGCGGAAGTGGCGGTAGGTGTCGACCAGGGTGTCCAGATCCT
Coding sequences within it:
- a CDS encoding Fe(3+) ABC transporter substrate-binding protein: MRTFRTLTVTALLAAVMSGTTAVAAEVNLYSYRQPFLIQPVLDRFTAETGIDVNVVYAESGILERLKAEGANSPADMVLTSDVGRLDDLVQADSVQPVQSPVLEANIPSEYRHPDGLWFGLTKRARIVVVAKDRVAPGEITSYADLADPRFNGRICTRSGKHEYMVSLIASIIAHQGADAARAWLDGVRANLARKPQGNDRAQVKAIYEGVCDVAVINSYYMGKMATNEDEPEQQAWAEAVRVVFPDQPGADRRSTGTHVNVSGAAVTKSADNVRNAVLLLEFLSGDSAQELYAEQNFEYPVKPGVTLHPIVRSWGDFTADDINLAEVAQHRGEAARLVDTVGYDHDAGS
- a CDS encoding iron ABC transporter permease, producing the protein MPLVTVAVLALGPSDGIWSHLAATVLPVYLRTTLALLIGVAIGTVTIGVGSAWLVTMYRFPGVRAFEWALLLPLAVPAYVIAYVYTDVLEYAGPVQNALRHIFQWHSARDYWFPEIRSLGGAIAMMSLVLYPYVYLLARAAFLEQSVCALEVSRTLGASPLAGFFRVALPLARPAIIVGVSLVMMEALNDFGTVDYFAVATFTAGIYDVWLNMNSIAGAAQLATVMLILVLALIVAERWARRGRRHHSMSGRHRPLVGIRLRGPRAAFAVAACLTPVVLGFGVPAGLLAAYAAGTPPADSGSRYLDYAINSLGLAAATATAAVALGVFLAYGLRLGGRSPVVRFGVRVSGIGYAIPGAVLAIGVLTPLAAVDNAVDGLSRSLFQVSTGLVLSGSVFALIYGYSVRFLALSLGSAEAGLGRITPTMDGAARSLGLGPGRTLAAVHLPMMKGSLLTAALLVFVDTMKELPITMLLRPFNFETLATYVHQYASSELLEECALGALTIVAAGVLPVIALSRTITRARPGAFAPRSPFPTEGRQADPPLHAGASG
- the dksA gene encoding RNA polymerase-binding protein DksA; amino-acid sequence: MNVHIPPDYRPSEQEPFMNPVMLAYFRGKLLSWRAELMDEAEETLDHLREGGLDAPDLADRATAETDKAIELRTRERARKLIGKIDDALERIDSGTYGYCEETHEPIGISRLEARPIATLSIEAQERHERMEKTHRDE
- a CDS encoding flagellar assembly protein FliX gives rise to the protein MFLSRVETSRRGEQTRGRKAVGGGSAAFAESLKGLIKNGNTAPTPVRGTSPLSALFSLQEIGSSVDECARRRTIARGEALLDGLERLRRDVLAGVLSPERLSHLTETLRARAEATADPLLREIMEDIELRAEVELAKWEAHG
- a CDS encoding N-6 DNA methylase; its protein translation is MALSARRLTEIVVELASRPGHEKIRALMFELLVYGLGANSTDITFEKPLPEVRGRLDALLGQTVFEFKRDFRRERASAEEELGRYLPQRELETGERFIGIATDGAEFQPYEIEEGRLVALPGYTTSAEDPAGLLLWLDAAVSLQPDLLPRPDVVKVELGRDSLACRRALTTLSRLWEEVGTLPEVELKRRLWADLLEMVYGSSVDAGELFLQHTYLTIVAKTIATRVLAIPLPEPADLLSGRAFDQAGITGAVESDFFDWVMHASGGADFVARTARQVARFRLEDVDHDILKMLYESLIDPEQRHDLGEYYTPDWLAALICERAIEDPLNKRVLDPACGSGSFLFHAVRHFMEAADDARLTPGEALKHCLERVVGIDVHPVAVLVSRVTYLLALGEECLSARSERVAVPVYLGDSLQWNRRQTVNHEDFVISVPDGRELRFPAALANDPARFDDTVATMMNLSDRNASTDSFRAWFSREGLGSDQDLDTLVDTYRHFRALARAGRNHVWGYVARNISRPVWLSSPSQRVDVLVGNPPWLTYRHMSTRLQKRYREETSKRGFWSGGKLAPHQDLSAYFFLRCAELYLKPGGMAAFVMPYGAFNRAPYEGFRSGRFGGSDVRFVEAWAFDEQVQPMFPMPSAVMFARREAAGALPKTISAFAGRLPDRDASPEQAEMCLVSAEIGWPGGAALTGASPYRRVFRQGATMVPRRLCVVERVRTGRLGSNPAIPLVESRTGSLEKRPWSTLPPLRHAVEAQFLRPLYLGETVLPFRLLRPVEAVIPMEDTPGADAILNAAVAEERGYPGLARWLDTAERLWRENGRGDMSLQKRWDYMDALHRQKPLAPVRVVYAKSGIMLAAAIVEDRRAVIDHKLYWAAMRRHSEALYVVGILNSETVRRRIMALQSRGRFGARDVDKLILELPIPMFDPTEALHIELMNAALEAERLASLLPLPDDLYFVRARQRVRRALQDAGISAHIDGLVADLLPR
- a CDS encoding ABC transporter ATP-binding protein; this encodes MGLRLEGVSHAYDGVDVVRDVSLAVAPGEVAALLGPSGCGKTTLLRLAAGLEVLRRGRISIGGQVIADGRAALHTPPERRSTGLMFQDYALFPHLTVLENVVFGIRGRRERRRTWAPTALARVGLQSLANAYPHTLSGGEQQRCALLRALAPEPHVLLLDEPFSGLDVTRRAQVREETLVILRDSGAATLIVTHDPEEAMFMADILFVLDRGRIAQSGAPADIYLHPASEFVATLFGPINRLDCRVTDGRVGSPLGAFAAPGIAHGARARVLIRPEAILMLDVAATDNPDRDDASLLATVDDSRLLGRSSQLRLAVQGLAAPLQALVPGVVLPARGTGVHITIDPRLVFVFSQEPA